One genomic segment of Chitinophagales bacterium includes these proteins:
- a CDS encoding DUF2723 domain-containing protein, translating to MNQYKRINSIAGWVVLVFASVVYLLTAEKSGSFWDCGEFVSGCFKLQVVHPPGAPFFLMLGRLFTLFAGSDVSQVAMWVNFMSALATAASIMFAYWTVTLLLSKIAFKDKEYTTGKIIAVVGSGLIAAGCATFLDSLWFSAVEGEVYALSQFFWSFIVWAILKWDEQVLEGNNYADHWLILIAYMTGLSIGVHLLSLLAIPFAALVYYYRRYQPSVKGFVTAGAIGFVLIGVAMKFVISYTQAFLAGFDKLFVNSFGLPFSSGEAFFIVLLVALLAGAIWYTHRRGWRDVNIAVLSLAFMYIGYMSYAMVPIRSVANPPINMNRPIDPFSLKSYVDREQYGDRPLVYGPAYNVNSYDIVDMQKLGERFQKDVKTHSYKYVGDKIDYKFRDDVMMPFPRLGFWQEEGKKNAYRQVLQPEYDVVERTASGVSVVRTFAPNQQQQAEQLAAQLNEKGNGHYEVRDHITFADNMKFFFQYQVGYMYFRYLMWNFAGRQNDTQGTVFNDDGGWISGIPFVDKYLKIWGAPQWPQENLPKIMAENKARNKFYMIPLILGIIGLVYTYLKDDKAFWIILALFAVSGLFQIVYQNEPPIEPRERDYAQAGSFVAFCFWIGYGVFALIELLKKKMGELPASGIAIALCASAPLLMGTQGWDDHNRSGRTTARDFAVCYLESCAPNAIIFTQGDNDTYPLWYAQEVEGIRTDVRVINLSLLGVDWYIDQLRYKTNNAAPIKMTFSSEQVAASNRDIIRYAANPQIPANASLDLKRVMQFIASDDARNKVSTGRGELEPYFPTKNFYLEIDTNKAREFNMVSADEPIAPRMEWSITNGNLLKNDLLTLDIVANNILERPIYFAVSVAPEAYLGLEKYFQLEGLTYRIVPRLNATGSAYNAPVRTDAMFDNMMKKFKFGGIESNPNIYLDENIMRMTVNVRGNFGRLAEALIAKGENEKAIQALDYSLKMMPTERVPLNVFAYQYPEIYYKAGAKDKGKKVMEELLTQSREFLKYYQGVYRYLLQQARNSGDNQYLQQLQQGSFTDNRNVREPLYIFQEMMRTAKQYEDAEFSSKLEKEFEQLRMGFVQM from the coding sequence ATGAATCAGTACAAAAGAATTAACAGCATAGCCGGTTGGGTGGTGTTGGTATTTGCATCGGTTGTTTATTTACTTACAGCAGAAAAAAGCGGTAGTTTTTGGGATTGCGGAGAGTTTGTAAGCGGTTGCTTTAAGTTGCAAGTGGTGCATCCTCCGGGAGCTCCGTTTTTCTTAATGCTAGGCAGGCTTTTTACACTCTTTGCAGGCAGCGATGTAAGCCAGGTGGCCATGTGGGTTAATTTTATGAGTGCATTGGCAACAGCAGCGTCTATTATGTTTGCTTATTGGACGGTTACTTTACTACTTTCAAAAATTGCATTTAAAGACAAAGAATACACTACCGGAAAAATAATAGCGGTTGTAGGAAGTGGTTTAATAGCTGCCGGTTGTGCTACCTTTTTAGATTCACTTTGGTTTAGTGCAGTAGAAGGCGAGGTGTACGCGCTTTCGCAATTCTTTTGGAGTTTTATTGTGTGGGCAATTTTAAAATGGGATGAACAAGTATTGGAGGGTAATAACTATGCCGACCATTGGCTTATTTTAATTGCATACATGACGGGGCTTTCCATTGGTGTGCACTTGCTTAGTTTACTTGCCATTCCGTTTGCAGCATTAGTGTATTACTATAGAAGGTATCAACCCAGCGTAAAAGGTTTTGTAACTGCGGGAGCCATAGGTTTTGTACTTATTGGTGTTGCTATGAAGTTTGTGATTTCGTACACACAGGCTTTCCTCGCAGGTTTCGATAAGTTATTTGTGAATTCATTTGGATTGCCGTTTAGCAGTGGCGAAGCATTCTTTATTGTATTGCTGGTGGCATTGCTGGCAGGAGCTATTTGGTACACACACCGCAGAGGCTGGCGCGATGTAAATATTGCTGTATTGAGTTTGGCATTTATGTATATCGGCTATATGAGTTATGCTATGGTTCCTATTCGCAGTGTGGCAAATCCTCCTATAAATATGAACCGCCCAATAGATCCATTCAGCTTAAAAAGCTATGTAGATCGCGAGCAATATGGCGATAGACCTTTGGTGTACGGTCCGGCTTACAATGTAAACAGTTACGATATTGTAGATATGCAAAAGCTGGGTGAGCGCTTCCAAAAGGATGTAAAAACACACAGCTATAAATATGTAGGCGATAAAATTGATTACAAGTTCCGCGATGATGTAATGATGCCTTTCCCACGCCTTGGATTTTGGCAAGAAGAAGGCAAGAAGAACGCTTACCGCCAAGTGTTGCAACCTGAATATGATGTGGTAGAAAGAACCGCTTCGGGCGTGAGTGTAGTAAGAACTTTTGCACCTAATCAACAGCAGCAAGCCGAGCAGTTGGCTGCACAGTTAAACGAAAAAGGAAACGGACATTACGAAGTTAGAGACCACATTACGTTTGCCGACAACATGAAGTTCTTTTTCCAGTATCAAGTAGGTTATATGTATTTCCGCTATTTGATGTGGAACTTTGCAGGACGCCAAAACGATACACAAGGAACCGTGTTTAACGATGATGGTGGCTGGATTAGCGGTATCCCGTTTGTAGATAAATACTTGAAAATTTGGGGCGCGCCACAATGGCCACAAGAAAACTTACCTAAAATAATGGCTGAAAATAAAGCACGGAATAAGTTTTATATGATTCCGCTTATTTTGGGAATAATAGGTTTGGTATATACTTACTTAAAAGACGATAAAGCCTTTTGGATAATACTCGCTCTTTTTGCAGTGAGCGGCTTATTCCAAATTGTGTACCAAAACGAACCGCCAATTGAGCCGCGCGAAAGAGATTATGCACAAGCAGGGTCCTTTGTGGCGTTTTGCTTTTGGATTGGCTATGGCGTGTTTGCACTTATAGAATTACTTAAGAAAAAAATGGGTGAATTGCCTGCATCGGGCATTGCAATTGCATTGTGTGCCAGCGCACCTTTGCTTATGGGAACTCAAGGTTGGGACGACCACAACCGCAGTGGCAGAACCACTGCACGCGATTTTGCTGTGTGCTATTTAGAAAGCTGCGCTCCCAATGCCATTATTTTTACACAGGGCGATAACGATACTTATCCATTGTGGTATGCACAAGAAGTAGAAGGTATCCGTACCGATGTGCGCGTAATCAATTTAAGCTTGCTGGGTGTAGATTGGTATATAGACCAATTGCGCTATAAAACCAACAATGCTGCACCCATTAAAATGACATTCAGCAGCGAGCAAGTAGCCGCCAGCAACCGCGATATTATTCGCTATGCGGCCAATCCGCAAATTCCGGCAAATGCATCGCTAGATTTAAAACGCGTAATGCAGTTTATTGCCAGCGATGATGCCCGCAATAAAGTATCTACAGGCAGGGGCGAGTTAGAACCATATTTTCCAACCAAAAATTTCTACTTAGAAATAGACACCAACAAGGCTCGCGAATTTAACATGGTGTCTGCCGATGAGCCAATTGCTCCGCGCATGGAATGGAGCATTACCAATGGCAACTTGCTTAAAAACGACTTGCTTACTTTAGATATTGTAGCCAATAATATTTTGGAGCGCCCTATTTATTTTGCAGTAAGTGTGGCTCCCGAAGCATATTTGGGATTAGAAAAATACTTTCAGTTAGAAGGTTTAACCTACCGTATAGTACCGCGCTTAAACGCCACCGGAAGTGCTTACAACGCACCCGTGCGCACCGATGCCATGTTCGATAACATGATGAAGAAATTTAAGTTTGGAGGTATAGAGAGCAATCCGAATATTTACTTAGATGAAAACATTATGCGCATGACGGTAAATGTGCGTGGCAACTTTGGCCGATTGGCAGAAGCGCTTATTGCAAAAGGTGAAAACGAAAAAGCAATACAAGCGTTAGATTATTCATTAAAAATGATGCCTACCGAGCGCGTACCGTTGAACGTATTTGCCTACCAGTATCCCGAAATTTATTACAAAGCCGGAGCAAAGGATAAAGGGAAGAAAGTAATGGAAGAATTGCTTACACAAAGCCGTGAGTTTTTAAAATACTACCAAGGCGTTTACCGCTATTTGTTGCAGCAGGCTCGCAACAGTGGCGATAATCAGTATCTACAGCAATTGCAGCAAGGCTCGTTTACAGATAATCGCAATGTGCGCGAACCATTGTATATTTTCCAAGAAATGATGCGCACCGCCAAGCAATACGAAGATGCCGAGTTTTCTTCTAAATTAGAGAAAGAGTTTGAGCAGTTGCGAATGGGCTTTGTTCAAATGTAA
- a CDS encoding OmpA family protein — MKNTYLIAVALTLLLSSCLVSKKKFDEQQALAEKHLAERNSCKEDLDKANATIAALSDQVKNLEADTARLNAEIRKLAQQKSNTEKTYNDLKKRYDDLLTKATDEKSRLSEILKEKENELNAKARELDILSKELSQKQQRVNDLESLIAKKDEAVNNLKKKIADALTGFNSDELTVTQKDGKVYVSMSDKLLFKIGSYTVDIRGKQALAKLAEELNKNTEIGITVEGHTDNKAYKSPDGNIKNNWDLSVMRASSVTDILVTENKIDAKRITAAGHGEFFPVVSNDTPEGRSKNRRIEIVLSPDLREIFKILDGVK; from the coding sequence ATGAAGAATACCTATTTGATTGCGGTGGCACTCACATTATTACTTTCATCGTGCTTGGTTTCAAAAAAGAAATTTGATGAACAACAAGCCTTGGCAGAAAAGCATTTGGCAGAGCGCAATAGTTGTAAAGAAGATTTAGATAAAGCCAATGCCACCATTGCGGCACTAAGCGATCAAGTAAAAAACTTAGAAGCCGATACCGCAAGATTGAATGCCGAAATCCGTAAACTGGCGCAGCAAAAAAGCAATACAGAAAAAACATACAACGATTTGAAAAAGCGCTACGATGATTTGCTAACCAAAGCTACCGATGAAAAAAGCCGCCTGAGCGAAATACTTAAAGAAAAAGAAAATGAGCTAAATGCCAAAGCGAGAGAATTAGATATTTTATCGAAAGAACTTTCGCAAAAGCAACAGCGTGTGAATGATTTAGAATCGCTCATTGCCAAAAAAGATGAAGCCGTAAATAACTTAAAGAAAAAAATTGCCGATGCACTCACAGGATTTAACAGCGATGAACTAACCGTAACTCAAAAAGACGGAAAAGTTTATGTGAGCATGAGCGATAAATTATTATTTAAAATTGGCAGCTACACCGTAGATATACGAGGCAAACAAGCACTTGCAAAACTTGCAGAAGAGCTGAATAAGAATACAGAAATTGGTATTACCGTAGAAGGGCATACCGATAACAAAGCATACAAAAGCCCCGATGGAAACATAAAAAACAACTGGGATTTAAGTGTAATGCGCGCATCAAGCGTTACCGATATTTTGGTTACAGAAAATAAAATAGATGCCAAGCGCATTACTGCTGCCGGACACGGAGAGTTCTTTCCGGTAGTGAGCAACGATACTCCTGAGGGCAGAAGTAAAAACCGCAGAATAGAAATTGTACTTTCTCCCGATTTGCGCGAAATTTTCAAAATACTCGATGGTGTAAAATAG
- a CDS encoding DUF4293 domain-containing protein, with the protein MIQRIQTIYLVLAILTIVAYLFAPVIQYEALDVNYVRNLPTWEVAYFVSGYYVFVAAILSAIAAGFSLIAIFLFSKRGIQSLLCWVAILFHLLAVGYVYYVFQTKETPIDIIYTAWNLAAIPPLVFLLLAYFAIQKDEALIKSMDRLRD; encoded by the coding sequence ATGATTCAACGCATTCAAACTATTTATTTAGTACTTGCTATTTTAACCATAGTGGCATATTTATTTGCTCCGGTAATTCAATACGAAGCATTGGATGTAAACTATGTACGCAACCTTCCTACCTGGGAGGTGGCATATTTCGTAAGTGGCTATTATGTATTTGTAGCAGCTATTTTGAGTGCCATAGCCGCAGGTTTTTCACTTATAGCTATCTTCCTTTTTAGTAAGAGAGGTATTCAATCCTTGCTTTGCTGGGTTGCAATATTGTTTCATCTATTGGCAGTTGGGTATGTGTATTATGTTTTTCAAACAAAAGAAACACCCATAGATATTATATATACTGCATGGAATTTAGCTGCAATTCCACCTTTAGTGTTTTTGCTGTTGGCTTACTTTGCCATCCAAAAAGATGAAGCGCTGATAAAAAGCATGGATAGGTTGCGAGATTGA
- a CDS encoding YicC family protein: MLKSMTGFGKAISTANDVTVTVEVRSLNSSKGMDLGTKLPSRYREQEYTLRQQITNRLQRGKVDVFVSVVTEKEGAVLRLNKGVVKAHYAELESVAKDLSLPLNQILPAILRLPDVYEENPPDVDNEEWGLIEKTIMNAIEQLNEFRVKEGSSLKEDLLDRIKIIEHFVSHLKEQDKRRVAEMRQRLRGNLELFIPKDKIDPNRFEQEIIYYIEKLDITEELTRLRAHCAHFRHAVEENSEEMKGRKLNFIAQEVGREINTVGSKANDAAMQKIVVNMKDELEKIKEQTNNVL, translated from the coding sequence ATGCTCAAATCAATGACCGGCTTTGGCAAAGCTATTTCTACTGCCAACGATGTTACCGTTACGGTAGAAGTGCGCTCACTCAACAGCAGCAAAGGAATGGACTTAGGCACTAAGTTGCCTTCGCGTTACAGAGAACAAGAATATACGCTACGCCAGCAAATTACCAACCGCTTGCAGCGCGGAAAAGTAGATGTGTTTGTGTCGGTTGTTACCGAAAAAGAAGGTGCTGTACTCCGTTTAAATAAAGGTGTAGTAAAGGCGCATTACGCAGAATTAGAATCGGTGGCAAAAGATTTAAGTTTGCCTTTAAACCAAATTTTACCGGCCATTCTGCGTTTGCCCGATGTGTATGAAGAGAATCCGCCCGATGTAGATAACGAAGAATGGGGCTTGATTGAAAAAACAATCATGAATGCCATTGAGCAGCTAAATGAATTTAGGGTAAAGGAGGGCAGCTCACTTAAAGAAGATTTGCTAGATAGAATAAAAATTATTGAGCACTTTGTTTCGCACCTAAAGGAGCAAGATAAACGTAGGGTAGCAGAAATGCGCCAAAGGTTGCGTGGCAATTTGGAATTGTTTATTCCTAAGGATAAAATAGACCCTAACCGCTTTGAGCAGGAAATAATTTACTACATAGAGAAATTAGATATTACCGAAGAACTTACCCGCTTGCGGGCGCATTGCGCACATTTTCGCCATGCGGTAGAAGAAAACTCTGAGGAAATGAAAGGGCGAAAACTCAATTTTATTGCACAAGAAGTAGGAAGAGAAATAAACACCGTAGGTTCTAAAGCCAATGATGCTGCCATGCAGAAAATTGTAGTAAATATGAAAGATGAACTGGAGAAGATTAAAGAGCAAACCAATAATGTTCTTTAA